A section of the Ornithinimicrobium sufpigmenti genome encodes:
- a CDS encoding FAD-binding and (Fe-S)-binding domain-containing protein, whose amino-acid sequence MTVVEPSTEPRDRTDRLLARLGRLGPDVATDRPLERHALAHDASHYLLVPKLVVRPRSTEEVAAVLRACAGEGMPLTFRSGGTSLSGQAVTEHVLADTRLHFARDVEVLDDGARVRVAPGVTVRQVNARLAPYRTKLGPDPASEGACTIGGVVANNSSGMHCGTEFNTYQTLDSLVVVLASGTVLDTGAKDAGERLRMQEPALHEGLLRLRDRVRGSTESVATLRRLFSLKNTMGYGLNSFLDHDDPVSILEHLMVGSEGTLGFIASATFRTVPVRPRVATGLLVFDTVGAATGSVPQIVEAGAVTAELLDAASLRVSALAPGAPAQITGLRVDEHAALLVEWHADTTEELTEATGTAQRVLDALPLTAPAVLTGEAAERAALWTVRKALYSAVAGARPTGTNALLEDIAVPVDVLGATCVDLTAMFDRHGYEESVIFGHAKDGNVHFMLNERFTDPLALQRYAEFTEDMVELVLARGGTLKAEHGTGRIMAPFVERQYGPELYAVMRELKALFDPAGLLGPGTILGDDPQAHLKDLKTAPVVEEEVDRCVECGFCEPVCPSRELTLTPRQRIVLRREMAAAVEHGDHGLAASLEDDYDYPGLQTCAVDGMCMTACPVQINTGDLVRRLRAEGARAVGQQGWAAAARAWGPASRVAGLGLSVADRLPGPVGETATGLARRLLPHDVVPAYDRELPGGGPARPTLDDPAPEAVLFAACVGSMFGPEEGSPGATAALVRLAGRAGAALRTPTGLAGLCCGTPWKSKGMTQGYAVMAARVLPALWEASDRGRLPVVGDAASCTEGLALMVAHAAEHGHPECAGITVVDAVEWAATALLPRLPQPRRVPRVVLHPTCGTQLLGVTAYLEQLAASVADEVVVPTAWGCCGMAGDRGLLHPELTASATAPQVAELSDRGLLAAHPQETVFLSANRTCEIAMTRASGRTYRHVLEALEAATR is encoded by the coding sequence ATGACGGTGGTCGAGCCCAGCACTGAGCCGCGCGACCGGACGGACCGGCTGCTCGCCCGGCTCGGTCGCCTGGGTCCGGACGTGGCGACCGACCGGCCGCTGGAGCGCCACGCGTTGGCGCACGACGCGTCGCACTACCTGCTGGTCCCCAAGCTCGTCGTCCGGCCGCGCAGCACCGAGGAGGTCGCCGCGGTCCTGCGCGCCTGTGCGGGGGAGGGTATGCCGCTCACCTTCCGTTCGGGAGGGACGAGCCTGTCCGGCCAGGCCGTGACCGAGCACGTCCTGGCCGACACCAGGCTGCACTTCGCCCGCGACGTGGAGGTGCTCGACGACGGGGCCAGGGTCCGGGTCGCCCCCGGCGTCACGGTCCGGCAGGTCAACGCCCGGCTGGCGCCGTACCGGACCAAGCTCGGCCCGGACCCGGCGAGCGAGGGCGCGTGCACGATCGGCGGGGTGGTGGCCAACAACTCCAGCGGCATGCACTGCGGCACCGAGTTCAACACCTACCAGACCCTGGACTCCCTCGTCGTGGTGCTGGCCAGCGGCACGGTCCTGGACACCGGCGCGAAGGACGCGGGGGAGCGGCTGCGGATGCAGGAGCCCGCCCTGCACGAGGGGCTGCTCCGGCTGCGGGACCGGGTGCGCGGCAGCACCGAGTCGGTCGCCACCCTCCGCAGGCTGTTCTCGCTGAAGAACACCATGGGCTACGGCCTCAACTCCTTCCTCGACCACGACGACCCGGTCTCGATCCTCGAGCACCTCATGGTCGGCAGTGAGGGGACGCTCGGCTTCATCGCCTCCGCGACCTTCCGGACGGTCCCGGTGCGGCCCCGGGTCGCGACCGGCCTGCTGGTCTTCGACACGGTGGGCGCGGCCACCGGGTCCGTCCCGCAGATCGTCGAGGCGGGGGCGGTCACCGCCGAGCTGCTGGACGCGGCGTCGCTGCGGGTCTCTGCCCTCGCTCCGGGCGCTCCCGCCCAGATCACCGGGCTGCGGGTGGACGAGCACGCGGCGCTGCTGGTCGAGTGGCATGCCGACACCACCGAGGAGCTCACGGAGGCTACCGGCACGGCGCAGCGGGTCCTCGACGCGCTGCCGCTCACCGCGCCGGCCGTGCTCACCGGTGAGGCCGCTGAACGGGCAGCGCTCTGGACCGTGCGCAAGGCGCTCTACTCCGCGGTGGCCGGTGCCCGCCCGACAGGCACCAACGCCCTGCTCGAGGACATCGCCGTCCCCGTCGACGTCCTGGGCGCCACCTGCGTCGACCTGACCGCGATGTTCGACCGGCACGGGTATGAGGAGTCGGTGATCTTCGGTCACGCCAAGGACGGCAACGTCCACTTCATGCTCAACGAGAGGTTCACCGACCCGCTGGCGCTGCAGCGGTACGCGGAGTTCACCGAGGACATGGTCGAGCTCGTGCTCGCCCGGGGAGGCACGCTCAAGGCCGAGCACGGGACCGGGCGGATCATGGCCCCGTTCGTCGAGCGGCAGTACGGCCCGGAGCTCTATGCCGTCATGCGTGAGCTGAAGGCGCTGTTCGACCCCGCGGGTCTGCTCGGCCCCGGCACGATCCTCGGGGATGATCCGCAGGCCCATCTCAAGGACCTCAAGACCGCGCCCGTGGTGGAGGAGGAGGTCGACCGGTGCGTGGAGTGCGGCTTCTGCGAGCCGGTCTGCCCCTCCCGCGAGCTCACCCTCACGCCGCGCCAGCGCATCGTGCTGCGCCGGGAGATGGCCGCGGCGGTCGAGCATGGCGACCACGGGCTCGCGGCGTCCCTGGAGGACGACTACGACTACCCCGGGCTGCAGACCTGTGCCGTGGACGGGATGTGCATGACGGCCTGTCCCGTGCAGATCAACACCGGTGACCTGGTCCGTCGGCTGCGTGCGGAGGGGGCGAGAGCGGTCGGCCAGCAGGGCTGGGCCGCCGCTGCCCGGGCATGGGGCCCGGCCAGCCGCGTCGCCGGACTGGGCCTGTCCGTGGCCGACCGCCTACCGGGCCCGGTGGGGGAGACGGCCACCGGCCTGGCCCGCCGGCTCCTGCCGCACGACGTGGTCCCCGCCTACGACCGCGAGCTGCCCGGTGGTGGGCCGGCCCGCCCGACGCTGGACGACCCGGCCCCGGAGGCGGTCCTGTTCGCCGCCTGCGTGGGGTCGATGTTCGGTCCGGAGGAGGGCAGCCCGGGCGCGACGGCCGCGCTCGTCCGGCTCGCGGGACGCGCCGGTGCGGCCCTGCGGACCCCTACCGGCCTCGCCGGGTTGTGCTGCGGCACACCGTGGAAGAGCAAGGGCATGACGCAGGGGTATGCCGTGATGGCCGCCCGGGTGCTGCCGGCCCTGTGGGAGGCGAGCGACCGTGGGCGGTTGCCGGTCGTCGGCGATGCCGCGTCCTGCACCGAGGGTCTGGCGCTGATGGTCGCGCACGCGGCGGAGCACGGGCACCCGGAGTGCGCCGGCATCACCGTCGTCGATGCGGTCGAGTGGGCCGCCACCGCACTGCTCCCGCGGCTGCCGCAGCCCCGCCGGGTGCCCCGCGTCGTGCTGCACCCGACGTGCGGGACGCAGCTCCTCGGGGTGACGGCCTACCTGGAGCAGCTCGCGGCCTCGGTG